The genomic stretch GAGTCCATCTTCCGCAGGGCTTCTGTCGGCTCGGTAGCGGTCCGTTGCGTACcttgcagcggcccgctgggcgCTGGGCAGACCCCAGATTTTTCCCCAGAGCTGCTTTCTCCCTTTTTCTGCTTTGCAACCCACTTTTTGTTGATGTCGGTCACTCGTGCTGCTGCTACCTTGTCTTCCGCTATCTTTTTGTGGACTTGGTCCATTTGATTCTTGATGTTGGTGACGACAGTGGCAATGGTGTTGATTCCGGCCTCGAGGTTGTTAAACCTTGCTTCAACGACTCCAATCTTGGTGTCATTGGTCTTTCTGTCTTACACTAGCACCTCCAAGATCTTCATGATCCCTTGCTCGTACTTCTCTTCCTTCTTCACGGGCTCAACTACCCCACCTTTACTCACATTAAAACTTGCAGGAGGTTGCAAGAAATTGTTGTTAGAATGAAACCTCTTCTACTTCCTCAACCGCTGCTACCCTCCGGGAGTGGTACCTTTCTTTCGACCATCCTTGACTGTTGGTGGCGAACTCTTCTATCACCGCCATCGCTTCTGGTCCACTCTTCCGGAGAAATCCTCCATTGGCCCCTGAATCCAACATAGCACAGATTTGCTCGTTAAACCCATTATAAAGTATGCCTTCCCGGTGGTCCACGGTGAAACATGGTTGGGGCACTTGCGGAGGAGGCCTTTGAAACGAGCAACTGCCTCGTAAGAAGGCTCGTTGGGGCCCTGAATGAACTGGAAGATTTCACTCTTCAACTTAAAAATTGTGCCCGGCGGGTAGTACTTATCGAGAAACGCTGCCACAATATCCTTCCACGTGGCGACTTGCTCTATAGGCAGACACTCAAACCACTCCTTAGCAGTATCAATTAATGAGAAGGGAAAGAGTCTTACCCTAATGGCGTCGTCGTCGACGCCATTCAATTTCAGCGTGTTGGCAATATCCACGAACTTCGAGAGGTGGCGGTTTGCATCTTCTGTGGCCCTACCTGCAAAAGGATGCTGCTCAACCCTTTGTATAAGGGGTATTCGTAGCTCAAAATTATTAGCATCCACACGAGGGCCTTCGGGAAATGTAATCATGTTCTCGTGATTAAACATTTGCATAACAAGAACTATCTCCCTGTTTTTCTTCTCTTGGGCCTCTCGAGCAATCTTCTCGTCCATCAACGGCTTCACCTGATCCTGCAGCTTTTCCAACACAGTTCTAGCTCCGTCCTCTATTGCGGTTCGATCACTTCTTATTTTCCTACGTGTCCTTTCAAGTTCGAGATCAAGCGGCTCTAAGATATTCTTCGAACGTGTTCGCATGCACTGCCTGAAAAGAACAAATCAAAgattaaactaaaacaaaaaaaaacaaagaaataaaaCCTGAAAGCAAttaacctgcaagtatacagagtatatatagtataactaaaggtcagtaccggatatcgaacacggggaaTAAGATCACAGACtggctaccttctactaagcttctttcactatttggaaaaaaaCGAAAGTTTTGAAGATTTTTGAAAACAAGAATAGCTTGAAAGCAatgaaacaactaattgcaactAATCAAAGAGgtaaaaatatgagagataagagaattccagggatgtgcgttcacagttatggttatacaagttccaactacaataccctagcaaagtttatacttcgatagaacgagtcacacaAGTTatgcccatgcggcacaagcgtagattacaaACACTAGttttgtcaatcctagattggtAACTTCTAAAAGCTCcgaagacccttgaaaagtccccactctcaattaacagtgcagttttaaaggaagctaattgtagtgtctattaagtggatctaactcgccaacctcctctcacgattatgtaggaaattatattaaatcatcatcaaatgtgtcactcaaacatgaagtattatagaacaacttaagaaaaaaacaaagtaaaaacaaaacggatattaaatagcaaacGGAATTGTAAAACCAAAGTccttactaacacatccctagaatcctatgaatttagttacacataattgaataagctaaaaacatagaatgaagggaaaacaaagtaaacataagaactaaagtaatggaacccaaaggttgaatccttgtagccttgatgaaCTCTTGAATCCGtcttcaacctcttgcacaatgaagaactctctcaaTTTTATGCTCTAGGATAAGGAGGTTTGAGGGGATATTTATAGTGGGAATTTCGAGCAGCAGGAAATATGGCAAAATATAGCTAaatttggtaaatcttggggagaaagtaggttAATTCGTGCACCGCTCTTTCGCAGCATGCCgttgcaccttggccagcggtcgctgcacaaCTATCTGTAGCCTCTGACTCTTGGATAGCGGTCGCTGCATAATgttgcagcggtcgctgtgaATACTCGAGTAGCTTCGGGAACTCTTCTAGCAGTCGCTACGCTcaccccagcggtcgctgggcgtgttcttcgtttcagcacaactttctccgGAGCGGTCCGCTACTGGCGTGGCGGTCGCTGTGCaagttgcagcggaccgctagACTTctcgaatgctccagatttccaacttcgactttttcctgtctttttaggctcaaatagcacaaatctcacaaaacacgtcaaaataccataatagagaaaatatacaaaatatggaAATGAATTGTaactttgacattaaaaacggaccaaataaaggccttaaaacagtgcaaaatctgagcgtatcaagtgtctactaagtgtggatctaactcgccaacctactgtcacgattatgtagcaagttatattaaatcaacgtgaagcattatccgaTTACTTAGGCAAGAAACCAAGTAAGAACAAACGAATATTGAATAGAGAacagaattgtataaccaaagtcgttactaacactgGGGCCGCTGGACAGCTCCATAACTCTCTGGAATGGTTGCAGCGATCGCTGCATTGGGTCCAGTGGGCCTCTGGGTTGCGCTTCAGTTCCAGCTTCCAGAATTTGATGTTTTTATGCCCTTTTTCAGCTCTATTTTGctcatttctcacaaaacacgtcaaaataccaaaatggataaaatatacaaaatatggacatgaaatgtgattttgacattaaaaacggacaAAATAAAGGcattaaaacagtgcaaaatccgagcaaatatcaggttttaatcgtgtaatattggGTTCAGGTCGTTCTCATTTcatgtcaacccatattatatcgtatCGTTAACGGGTTTGGGTCGTATTcagatttgaaggtagcaggtcgagTTAGAGAAGATATCAAAAGACGTACATAAGGTAAAGAAATTCTGCCCCCCATAAAACATTTCTCGATCCATCACCAAATTCAAGGATCTAATTGGAGTATTGCAGCAATCATTACTACTAGACATAAATATAACTATAGAAACACCAATAATTTGAACGGTGGTGTCATTGCTTGCTATATTAGAGGGCggtgactcaacttattttcaCACAAgaaatacccgcaagtgtacggggctagtgaatcaattagcaagcaagagtatcgtatcccacagagacaagaTTATATCAACTCAAGTACCACGCACAAATGTCGACTACTGTCTAGACAATCGAATAGGAATTGGTTTTGTTTTACACTACTAAAAGTATATAACAAGTAAAAGGAATCAAAAGTAACAAAGAGAGTATAACACAAGAGAAAAGTCTTTCAAAGAGAAAAGTAGAGTTTTGGATCCAACTACAATGGAAATGTGATGTAATTAGTTCAACAACTTCGATTACCCATTTTATGTCTCTAGGATTACTAGGAAAGTCTCTAGTCTAAGCTAAGTCCTCTCTCGAGTGTACTTACCCCGTTGATTAACccttaatattgaagtctccttctaatttGTTTAGATTAACTCCAAGGAACAAAAGACCCAAGCACTCACAAAGgatcccctctctcgagtgtaGATTATCAATGTAATGTTCACTCTTTTATCATCCCTAgttaggtatctctcgattactacTATCTAGGTAAACAAacccaattggtagctaagcaattgaattgaaaaagcaCAAGAGTaaacaaagaaatcacaagAACTAAGCAATCTAAAGAAGTTATAGAATTAATCACAAACATccattgtagtcttcaccaaaactccacaataagtttagctactcatgttcttcATGAAAACCAACACAAAGGATTCAATCAAATATATAATAAAGCAAACTAGATACTCTTGTGAAATAGATCTATAGAATGGAAACTTCAATCTTTCGATTTgtagtcttcaatcttcaaatctCTCTTCGAAGTGTTCTTGGGAGTGTGTGTGAGTGTAGGAGGCGGTAGGTGTAGAATGAATTTCGTAGCCTGCAACCCTAGCCTTTTCTTCTGATTTTTCCACGTAAAAAATTGCGTTTTCTGCTAACAGACGCGTCAAACCAAAGTACCTGGCCGGGTAGGATTATTACACTGGAAATCCACCCGGCCTGGTAGTCATTTTCGATACCTCTCTGGAATTCAGCGTTGTTTCCAgcatacccggccgggtgaagcTTTTCGATGCTTCACAGCCTCATGTCACTAACAGCCGCATTTTGTCCTCTTTTTCATCTGTTTTTCCTACAACACTCAACAAACACATACAACTCCAAAAGATAGATTAATTGGCTGGATATAGACAATCTCGAGTGATAAACTCGGCATTTAGCACTTCAACAAACCAATTAAACCAATGAAAATATGAGTTTGTCAGGTGGATAACTAGTCAGCTAATtttccaataaaataaaaatatcgtATTGATGTTGGGTTCAACTTTCATGTGCCCGTGTAATTTTCATCTCATGTGGTCCAATGTAGAATTTTGTTCCACTGATTGTGGCATCAATATTGGAACATTATAATTTGTGATTATATTGTGTCATGATTAATTGTTTCatgtttattatgtttttaatttcatttaattaatttattgtctcatatatatcaatattaaaaatattttaatccaTATATCCATATATATGGGTATGATACTAGTTTCAAATTAATTGTgattcttttaaaaataaatgaaatattaaaatgTGAAGTATATTACTCTTTCTGTTGTATCAagctatttcttttttttagcaaagaaccatttcatatttatttttacaaaatatcaaaaactaaataatgttaaaaataattttttagaggATAGAGAGTTGGAGAGTAAGAGGATGTATTTCAACATTATGAATGAATACAAACTCgaaatatatactatatatcTACTATGCGGTTAGACTCTTCTTTCGCGATTCGAGAAAGAACCgacaaagaaaacccggaaaTGAGCTTATCTATCACATTTATTTGAAGCATCAGAAGCTTCTATTATTATAGCAGTAAATTAACAAGAAATTAAACACTCAATCAAGCagacatataagctgataatCATGGAATTTAGGCTCCACAATATTCCTTGAGAGGATCCGGCAAAGCTCTACCAGCATCTGTGGTGGTAAACTTATTGAACTTATAGTAATCAAAAGGCTTGTAGAGCAAAGGGTGATCTTCATCCACCAACTCTTCCGGAGTCTTAATCACGCACCCTTCTTTTGCAACCGTAAACAATCCGATCATGTATCGAGTTTCATCCCCGCTCACCACCACCTTGTGGGTTGGATCATGCAGTCGCCCATTTGTCCATGCCTATAAATGACGCGTATCGGTGAAGTAAAATACGTGATTCATTACAAATGAAAAGgccaaaaaattattaaaaaaaattatgatctCCATTCATGAAAAAATAGTCTCAACAATAGATGACAcgtattttaatgagaaattagtgAAATGAAGGAAATACATGTTTTTAGTACGTTGTAATAAAATGCaaaaataagattttttttttgtaaacgAGGATAGTAGTAACATACGCGGAAAGTGGTCCCGACTAAGACAACGAATGAATCGGGTGATGTTGGATTTGCAGGGATCCAAGTTTTCCCATCTTTGGTAAGAATCAGCAAACCGTTAACATGATTGAGCTGATGCAATGTGGAGATGAAGTTCTTGTCTGTATGGGAAAATAATCCGAGCATTGAGTGAGGCGTTCGAGGCGCCTCGTACTTGTTGATACGACAGACGTAATCCGTGGAGTTGAAGTGTTCGTCTATGTATTTTTCCAGTCCAAAACTCTCCAACACTATCCGCCTCACAATCTTGTCCAGTTCAGACATTTTCTCACAATATAACAGTATATCTTTGCTGTTACAATAGTacaatcaagaaggaaatagtaTGTCTTAATGCACATTTTTTTTAGTCAAAATTTAATGTTAGATGAAAACTTAAAATATAATGCAGCCCAATTGATGTTTGCAAATAACACAAACAATATTCAACAAAAATTAATGTGAAATTGAAACTATGTAGAACACTAGTACATAAGTATCATAAGAGAAACTATTATATGAATCTCAATAGTCAATTCATCAAAAGTTAGCAACATTAACCTTTTTAGTATATCCTCATATATTAAAAATGGTCATCAAAATGGtaacattaataaattaaacaaaaaagggATTAAACCTGAAAGTGGGATTGCCTTGATTAGGCCACATGAGGTTGGCGAAGGTGTCGACTACGTGAGACGAGAGGGCGCCATCAATGGCTACACTTTCTACGAGTCCATCGGTATCGTTTCGGCCAACATAGCTATGTAAAGGTTTGTGTGGATTTTTGTTAAGTA from Salvia splendens isolate huo1 chromosome 15, SspV2, whole genome shotgun sequence encodes the following:
- the LOC121766448 gene encoding probable 2-oxoglutarate-dependent dioxygenase AOP1: MKLPLIDLSNLGENDSPRWESTKIQIREALQEYGCFEANFNNNIPLELRKSVGEGIRQLFDLPLAIKLLNKNPHKPLHSYVGRNDTDGLVESVAIDGALSSHVVDTFANLMWPNQGNPTFSKDILLYCEKMSELDKIVRRIVLESFGLEKYIDEHFNSTDYVCRINKYEAPRTPHSMLGLFSHTDKNFISTLHQLNHVNGLLILTKDGKTWIPANPTSPDSFVVLVGTTFRAWTNGRLHDPTHKVVVSGDETRYMIGLFTVAKEGCVIKTPEELVDEDHPLLYKPFDYYKFNKFTTTDAGRALPDPLKEYCGA